The genomic stretch TGGATTACACTATAGGACCAGCCATTACAAAGGACCGTGTAGGTCTAAGATTGAAGCCAAGCTAcagtccaaagaagaggaagaaaccaaacttacaaaggaaatgaaatAATTTTACTTACAATTACTGATTTACATTAAACAATACAGGCGTTCTTCACTAGTCTGTAAGCCGTGATCATACCACCAACAAAACTCCCCGCACAATATATCCGCCAGGCCAAGGCACCTTGCCAATACACTATTACAGCCTTGCCGTCCACACCACCAAATCTCTACTGGAACATGTGTCGGAACCAAGGGAACAACTATACAAAGCCTTGCCTCCGTGGTCATTGGTTGAAGGGAAACCATTCTTGTGTACAATTCCAAGCGTAGCCTTGGGTATTGTCCAACAAGCATCGCACCGGTAGATTGTCGCTTTTCTGTATTTTTTGTTGATACACGCCAGCAAAACCTGTGTGTCCTTTACCGTGTTTGGTATACTTGCGTCGTCGGTTTGATTGACCGACGGAATTCGATTCGTTGCCAAGGCTCGggccaagacaaagtcgGCGTCCAATGAGTATTGCGCATTGATCTTGGTTGGTGCATACACCATGGCGGCGCGGCAAGCGTGTGGAGCCATCCCGTGTAACGCGTCGcagaaaaattcttcaatcagACTGCGTTTCTCCGTCGGCACGTGAAAGTTGACCACAGTAACGTTGGAGTCCGTCACGGCTTGGTAACGTTGACGTACCACATGACTGTACTGGAACAGTGAGAAATTGCTTTAAACACTTGTTCCACTTCTTTGGCATGGGCATTGGGTACCTGAGTGGGGTGCAAATTCTGCAGAGCATCCAACCGCAAGGCTGTACTCAACGATCGAATGGACGGTTGACGACTTCGGTGATATGGAAAGGGCCAAGGATAATGGAAAATATTGACTGCAATTACAGACTCCGGGGCCCGCGCTCGCCTTTCGGCACGAAAGGCCAAGCGGCACACTACAGGACCGTacgttgtcaacgcaaagtACTCTGTTCACAAgatacaaacacatcaatccttgcaccaaaacttcATCGTACGAAAAGTaagcaacaccagcatgtaCTTGATCATGATAAATGCGTTGTGCAACGGCTGTGCCTGCTCGGCGGTGAACCgacttgagaaagaaacgggtaaaagaacgtttcctcaacgacgttttaggagtcccatgaaaggatttgattcttatgATTTCTGGCCGTACAATGTTCCCCGATAACAACCCCACATGaatgcttgacgtaggggttttctagtgCTTTGACATGAATTGACAATGGTCAAATGTCGAAAACAATAATATTACACAAATCCGGTGGGGAAGATTCACAATGACCTATCGTCGTTGTCTATAGGAAAGTTTTAGCCTTTCCATTAAGTGTAACCCTTATCCATTAAATTTTATCAAATTCGATATTGTTCACAATACTGTTTATTTAGCATAAGAAACGACGTCCCCTTTCCATAATTATTTGGtatttttcattttctgTTCAGTTAAATTTCGATGACCTTTTGGATGACCATTGCAGAATAGTCATTTTGCCTGGTGTCGGCTGAAATTTTTTGTGTCTTCCTTACTGTGAATCCTTTCGTGTCGGCCCAAAAATTTCGTCTGCAAGTTAAAgaccaaaacaatcaaaaaggacTGTTTGAACGGGGGTGATGGTGAATTACTACAGCGAAAGTGGCCTTGCCCTGTCTTGGgcggaaaagcaaaaagctGTCACATGCCTTCGAGAATCATCACCGTCAAAGAAATCACCGAAAGGGTCTGTAGAAACATCAGAAGGCGTATCATGTCATGCCTTCTCGCCGCCTTTGGCGCAAGCTGATAAAGCCATCGAGAGCCCGGCATGTGTAGCCGAAACAGAAAGTGCAACGGATCCCGTCAATGACTGCTTTCATTCCAAAACTGCGCTGGAGCCAGAAGACGAAATATCGGTGTATTCTTTCACAGAGTCGGAAGCGGAGGAAGAGCTTACTTGGGAAGAATGGGAGGAGCGCAATAAGAAGGAATTTGTTCAGATCAAAAGGAAACCAAAAACTGACATGGACGAGCGTCCTGTTCCGCAAGAAGTTCTTGACAGAATGAAGGCTTTCCATAAAGATCTGAATGAATTTGCTGCGCAGCCTTGGCTTCAACAAAACTCAACAAATAATTTTGGTGAGGCCAAAGAAGTACAGGAcatgaaaaagaaaccagCCAAATTGCCACAAACTGTGCCCGTGGAGAAGACATCGATTCCCAAGCGAATTGATTCCTCTCAGTCCGGCTTAATATGTTcccaatccaacgacgagGTAAAGTTGACAGAAGAGACATGTGGTGAAATAGTGGTGATAGATGGCGACGAAACTTTCGACGAGCCCGATACACTACACAAAGTAACCGACAATGACAAATTAGAGGTTACAGAGAAGCAAGAAGACAAGCAGGACACCGTCAGTGAGACCACTCTTGATGTAGTGGActtggaggaagaagagttttCGAGGCCACCATGCGACGATTCGCCTTCCAGTGTTGCGAAAATGTTCGATGGTGAAGCGTCATTGGAGGGTCTTTCTCATCAAGATGACAGTGACATAAAGAAGAACGGGGAACGTAATCAAATGACCGCTGTAAGCGACGGCTCGTTTAGTGCTCATGAAATTGCCTCTCGAACTCCAATAAAGATCAAGAAAATGGCAGCTAAAGCAGACTATGAGTCGGCGTTCAACATGTCTTGGAACGAGAAACAGCGTGCTATTCTACAGAGAAGAGAAGCCTGCAAGCCTGCTGTACGGTTGATAGACGCAAAGGTCCAGGGAGGAGCAACTTTCTCGGAGGCAACTGTGGAAGACAAGGTAGATGACGTCAATCTTGAAGGATCACTTTCACAGCATGATGACGCAGCACGTGATCTCTGGAAGCGCTCTCCTTCTGCTAGCAGGAAGACTGTTTCCAATGAGGACCACGACAATGCGTTCAATCTTTCctggaaagagaaggaaaaggctATTGTAGAGCGCCGCTTATATTGACTCATTTGTAAATGAAATGAAAGTTTACGTGCGCGAAAATGGATCCATCCGAGGACACGGCATGCTCTGGCGTCATGACTCTGTGCAATTCAATGTTAATATCAAGGTTTGGTATTTACTACTAAGAGCATGGATTGATCTTTACATAAATGTACCCCACCTCGAATTCCAAGCACCACTACTCTTAGTCGGTCCAGCgcatttttgttgttggcggcaTATTGTGCCATTTCTGTGACCTGGCTGATGCACACCCTTGTTTCGTTGTGCATTGTTCACTGCTAGATGTCGGTCTCGGAAGCAAAATGGTAGGTGATCTGATTTTATCGTGTCTCTTATTGCTATGCCAAACGTGGCAAATTAACAGTGAAAGTGCTGTTTAATAGTAGACTGGGAATTTGAATGGGGACTTTGGGTCACTGAAATATAAGACAGGTACCAAATACGACAGCACCATTTCGTCAGCTCACTGAAACCACTGGAGTCTCACTGCCAGTTCTTCGTCTCTTCCTTCGCCGCAAATTATCAGTTGAAGAAATTTCgcttttgaggaaattcgcttTTTGGGAAAAGCATGTTACGCTATTCTGGAaatgagcaggggtgaaaattacgctatttgggaaaaaataCACAGATTTTAAGTatttttattctcgcgggaaatactttgtCAGTAAAAGTTCTAGTTAAGAACAACCCCATATCCTATGCTAGATCACAATACCATTGTTTTCATATGGTTTCATATGGTCAtcccttcacagtcagttgcctCCAATGGTGAGGACCTCACAGACAGCATTCACCAATGGAAAATGTTACAttccaaccaacaaaagtAAGAAACACATCTACCATGAAGCTAGCAAATAAAGAGATCTTTCCAACATTCAATGCCTTTTATACTCCTCTCTTTAGGAGAGAGTGACATGGTAATCAAGCCCATGGCAAGAGGAGGACAAAAGACCACACATGGACTATACCAATTTTGGTTGCAAGTGTCTGTTTGACTTGTGTTGCTCTTGGCATTGGTGTCTCTTTGAATACTTTCCTGTTGTTGCAAGCTGttaacggattcttctatactcacgcaatgtattgttgatacaaagagagagtaagatgaataaaggggaaagccttgtaaggccccgattgtattgtattTAATTggtaactcaatcggtttgacctcaactgaatttagaattgtgagtagagacaaatatggatgtaatcttttcgagtgcaaacaaatcccttggagctcccttaggagtctcagtagaatcagtactactctccacagatagtcacatcactgggatagtaatgttctggtcaatcgtattcaaggagaccgtagcctctgtactgtcttctatgcgctgatcccgcagaatccagatgactgcaaatgaatgcaaatgaatacatatgaatgcaaatgaatgcagacgaatgcaaatgaatgcagatgaatgcagatgaacatgagaccctttgatcaTGTGCAAACTTATCTGCTTCaattcaatcccagtttgtagacgtggagaaggtattttctttacctctcaagggacgaccataatagagaaaatcgcttatgtaaagatgatttcttggtcggcaagacatgtcgtcttgcgtgtcacagCTGCTGCATCCTTGGATGCatacacgtgtcacttcgcactgccttcgcaaatgacatttcggtaatgacccgaaaaacattgcctctatccgtagcgtcgtacagacgacgactgggacagtaataaggctggcaaacatggccaatattcagagctaggcactatgctagttgaatgttccaacaacaatagctatgacaatagctcaccttagtggcaaattgcagtattgcgtggctatactttatcactgTGGTGATTGCCGGGCACGTCAATATCTGTTGGCTGTTGGCAGAATATGGAGCAGGTCCCAATTGGAGGGTTTACACCAGATTACAATCTGCTTCAAATCAAATATAATGGTGGGAATCAACAAAGGGGCTGGACAGCTTGCAAAGCGGATTATAGATCGAAGTACTTTAAAGGCCAAACAGCTGTTGGCATTTCTGCTTTCCTTATTGTTTCAAAACACATCCAAGGCGGCTTCCTGACAGGCGTTTACAATCTTGGCACCTGTCAGATTTCCAGAAATTCTCTTGCAGGTACAAGCTGTCTtggtatagtaccatgcaacatgtctcctagtgatgtccgtccCCTAGACGTCAACATGGTGATTGGCAGTTGAAGTGTTCATatcaactggaatgacagttttgagtaccggttcgcgcgatggcgcgcactacttgggtcgtggcacccaaggcgagcctgtcgaaactaatcttatgtgtttggccacaaatcccgacacggatggttttggacaggcgcaatcccagctgagtattcagaaacatgatgtgactgtttcgggactcgatcgttgccatgctaaggagcatggtaactatgatgaatgtgcccacggtgccgtgtataacaccgtggagaatagtgaaacggaccacgatggcgcttggcagattgtggggccgaatggaaagtgaacagattagctctttagtttagagtttataaatcttaacaacgattgtgtgaaaaccatattcgttagttcgtatctcttcgttagaagccagacgagtcttgatcacctcgtgctgtcttcagaagccaggagatacttgaccattgacacatgtccttggtgcacgagataCTGTGTTTGTctcgtttgtccttggtaCACGAGATACTGTTGTGTGAATGGACGTTGACAGTTCATGagggagaagtgagttgtatggaagttaacttggtcttattgcatgaagcccctagatacaatgatgtattgtgTGTTGGAGAGAACACAACTGAACATGTTGTGCtctgacggtggcaacggagtgggactgacaatacttattgcctgactaatggatgtaaatggatgcgctccatttcccgcggcatgcatgttatgaaaggtatttccggttccactataagtatatgttAGCGtgcgtcatggtataaggatactatgacggaagaaagatatttgtgtacatttgagtttgttcctcaggttttgttgtatcttggcaaattggaggagctgcaagaactagtttatagcactaattcttcaatcattgttttataagttctttgatgCATACTGCTAGTTTTgcgcataggtccttgtatctgctgcctaacccaaggggagcattgccaacaagtagagttttacagtccctaagtcccttaggtgtattgccggttgtttgtaataacaCCCTCTtctgtttaccaggctctgttcctaacagcgcttctgtccatacggtgtacattgttGTATATTGTAACACAAGCCCTTTCTCTATCCATTCTCAACACGTTGTTGGccttcaaaaacaaaagagttGGGACGTAAAATGATCCTATCAAAATGCCCGGCCGCAGCAATGCAACATCCAAAGTCCAAGGCCAATTTATTACACCCAGCACAAGAACACTATCTCTTGATTCACCATCTACACCATCCACTTTGTTCAAGAAGGTAATCAAAACTATTGTATCTGTAGACAACCCACGTGACATACTATGCCCAGCAACACCGCCCACTCTCAAAATTGCATCAATTTTGTCAAATAATTACACACATGGCTGCTGCCAATTGGGTCAAAGCAAATGTTAGACAAACAATTGCTTCAGCTTTGCCAATGTACAACAACATGTACACGCCGGCAGGTGCAAGCAATAAGAATACCACAAAGCTTTAGCTGTTTACTTGCCAAGGAAGTCTTGGTGCCACCATGAAGGGCTGTGTAGAAGGATAATATGTGGTGGTGTCAGACCCAAACATTTATATGCACAGTGTCTTGAATAAAGCCAATCAATAGCTTGACACAATAGTGTCTTGGCGCCACCTTCCAAGATCTGTTTGGTGGAGCTGACAGCAAGTGATGCTTCTTGCAAGGCTGAAGTGACAACTTCTTTTGTGGTACTGTTTAGCGGATGTATTGTCAAGCCAACAGATTCATATTTCTTTGTCACCTCTTGAAATAGCCGTGGTAGCTTTGCATGTCTAACAAGCAATACTAGGTCTGCAGCAACGTATCCAAAACAACTTACCACCAACCCCTCCACTTCCTCCGGCTTTCAGTACACCACACATGAACAGAGATGCACTTGGTAATCCTGGATGGAAGCGGGGAAACTTCGCGTCCGGATACTGAAATTGCTTCAACCCTATTGGTGGCAGCCACAATAACTGCCCTTCTACCCATctctcccccccccccccccccccccccggTATTTTCTTCCAACCAAACAAGATTTTACGGGGATCACAACCAAtgtttttgaaaaggaaatgcCAAGCAACACATTGGTATTGGCACACCGTTAGTGCAGCTGCATCCATTTGTCCTTGCTCAACTTGTTGTACCGAccttccaacaattccatcATGATTGCCATGGCACGCTTGGGCTACCTCCTTGTCAGCAGCTCTTCCACGTGCTGTAGTACATCACAAGTTGCCACTACGGTTTCAGTGCATGCCGGCGATTGCGTGGGAGTGTCTTTTCCCAATGCACAATTGGGGATGCGACCCGAATCCGTCATTGAGACCGGTATGGCAgagttttctttgtcaccCTCCATGGTAGCCTAGC from Phaeodactylum tricornutum CCAP 1055/1 PHATR_bd_34x35 genomic scaffold, whole genome shotgun sequence encodes the following:
- a CDS encoding predicted protein, encoding MVNYYSESGLALSWAEKQKAVTCLRESSPSKKSPKGSVETSEGVSCHAFSPPLAQADKAIESPACVAETESATDPVNDCFHSKTALEPEDEISVYSFTESEAEEELTWEEWEERNKKEFVQIKRKPKTDMDERPVPQEVLDRMKAFHKDLNEFAAQPWLQQNSTNNFGEAKEVQDMKKKPAKLPQTVPVEKTSIPKRIDSSQSGLICSQSNDEVKLTEETCGEIVVIDGDETFDEPDTLHKVTDNDKLEVTEKQEDKQDTVSETTLDVVDLEEEEFSRPPCDDSPSSVAKMFDGEASLEGLSHQDDSDIKKNGERNQMTAVSDGSFSAHEIASRTPIKIKKMAAKADYESAFNMSWNEKQRAILQRREACKPAVRLIDAKVQGGATFSEATVEDKVDDVNLEGSLSQHDDAARDLWKRSPSASRKTVSNEDHDNAFNLSWKEKEKAIVERRLY
- a CDS encoding predicted protein gives rise to the protein MTVLSTGSRDGAHYLGRGTQGEPVETNLMCLATNPDTDGFGQAQSQLSIQKHDVTVSGLDRCHAKEHGNYDECAHGAVYNTVENSETDHDGAWQIVGPNGK